The segment GATGATTCCTACCGATATGccttttgaatttaaacgaaCTCAGTTTCCGATTCGTCTTGCATTTGCCATGACGATCAATAAATCACACGGCCAATCTTTGAGCGTTTGTGGGACTAAAttagaaaatccatgtttttctcATGGACAACTACATGTGGCATTTTCACGTGTCGGCAAACCATCTGCTTTTATTCATTCTTGCCAcctaataacaagacaaaaatgttgtatatcacaaggtactcgactgaagaaagagaatcaatattaataaattaatgtatctgtggctttgctgcttattgcgatttaaattattttagataattacgaattgtgttttttatttgttttttctatttaagtttCAGATTAGTTGTAAAGGGAAAAAAATCACGTAGgacctaatttgatttattttttactttgtctttttattctgcacatttcaagcaccaatgtggatgctgtggaccctttaaggcggtacgaagttcaccgggtcagctagtatatatataaaataatgttgaccAGGTATTGGATGAACGAACGTTATCTTATATACGACTCGGCAGCCCAAAGAAGACTAACTGTACCACCAGTTAGGCCAAACATCGAATCCTTTACGTATGAGTAACTGGCCAcgatttgacattgtccatagcgacatagaaaaacctttagccagtcacACTAtcaatgtacataaacaaaatcatttagaaaattgttacacCATTAAAGGTATAAATATGATCCctgaaaattcaaacaaaaacctTAGtagattgaaattgaaaaaagtaaaattgcaCACCAATTGGTACTTCAGACAAaacatccaaggggtcttaatttaatatgaatttatttttcgTCTACTTATTTACACATACCATGTCATGtaccatcagctgctgatctactgtatttatttgtaatgtttgtttttcttgtttgatttctTATCTACTTTTTATgtgataatttatgtaaatatttatgcaatttatatttatctaaagaaGTGTACTTAGATACacgaaaattcataaatgttttgaatcaAAATACCAAGGTTTGTTTGTtggaagagaataacctgtttctgtaaatatgtGAGCCATTTGGCACTAACTTCtctttgaaaattgaaaaaaccttctggtaaatatatatatatatatatatatatataatttcaataaatattgaatcgcaaaaagtacttgctccgccgggactcgaacccggatctctcacttaccgggtgaatgtgctaccattacaccacagagccctcactttttacaattcaattatttagtatttggccgtttctttcacatatgtgtttaaataaccaaactaacatatgatcggaagaccaaatacctgttaaatgacttctgtttacattcattaaatttgtataactggcaatagcctaatttaatttcaataaatattgaatcgcaaaaagtacttgctccgccgggactcgaacccggatctctcaattatacatatattgtaaaatttattgcgCTCTAACCCTTTTAGTATCCCTCCATTTTTGGAGTTCATTTCCTAGAAGTGGCAGCCCCCTGTTTGCAGTATTGTACTAAATTACCCACATCGTTCTTTATGTttagcaataatttattaatttgaacaatgacatgtaatggaatttattaaattttgttctttaaaaatgtcattacatttaaaatttttttcttttttatttttcttttgattttgaaaatttagagATCTATAAATACCTGAAACAATTTTATGCTCGACAAGCCTCGGCATCAcattgtaacatatttaattgaGTAAGATCTgtgtaaatttggtaaaataatactaaaaatatacagatttatgtatttattaataaacaaagtacaaaaatgaCTTTTACCATAAAGACGCAAATGCTGTTAGATTAAAAGATTTgagtgtatattattaatttgtttgaatataatatgaACGTCAATACAATGCTACTTgctataataaattttgtataaaatcagaaaataaactttttattgatcaaaattgaaataaaataaaattttaatgttacaacTGTTTAACTTAGGTAGGTAAAAAACCATACctgtgttttcttttaaatgaaataaagtcTACAGTAAATGACACACTTTTTAGAAGCTTTAAAGTACAAGTAAGTAAGATAAGATTACAACTATCCTCTGCTACATGTTGTTATCATCTAACCTCAAATTCCACTGCCTTATGAATAATGAAGcataaacataacaaattatgttaaattcttgaataaaatatagttctgcaaatcagtactaattttattgatattagtcaataaatgggTCTAAATAAAGCCTCTGCATTGTATGAAAAGTTGGGTCTATATATAGCCTTTTGGtgctaaaatgttaaatataacacaaacctaaactaaaaatgtttacagggttctaattaattgatttttaaacaatagttGTCTTTGGTTTCTATGGaatggcaaattaaaatgatttctCTTGGactcaaatcaaaattttttggAACTCTTCCCACGCCTCTGTTTCAGGTATGATGgcttaaaaatgttctaaaatttgtttaaattgtagcCATTACTTTCATTAGTTGTAGTTTTATGgacttatttttattctttaaataaattaaataatggttaACACTAAGAAATTAACTCTACAAGTAGCAATCATTTGAACTTCAATTGATATGACAAGCCTGGTGtggcatttttttataataaacccaATGAACATTATCCATATACCACTGGACTTTTAGTGTTGCTAATTTCAGTGATGTGCTTATCTTTTTCCTACATCTGAGAAACCATGAGTCATTAATATCGTTTGTTAATGCAAAtgtagtattttgttttaaaattttatttttttttatgaaatgtaaatacacaaaaaaatttcggttttacttcaaaaatgtatGTACGTAAAATACACCAATTATTATCAGTGGAGAAATATAGAGGATAAATGGTGCATTTTGGAGGGTTATCACTTATGATGaccacatgtgaaatctacctttttcCAACTGTACTGGAAGGGATATATTTTAGTAGAGATACATCCATAAACTCCACAACAAAAACCTCATAATTCCTTTTAATCTAGAAGCTGAGAACCAATTTGGATTGTTTTAGCACACCACCTAGTTTTTGTGAAATCAATAGAGTAATTTCTCTTAGAAGTAGTTTTGGTGATGACTGATATAAAAggatatcaaaacaaaaatttttttagattaaattttatttaatttgacatGGTTTAAAACCAACTGTTAGACATGTAAATAAGGGCTTTGGGGTTGAAACCTACGATTCTACACTGGATCTATATGTGATCAGAAATGTAAGCCATGACATATGGTGCTATGGTATGATAGTCAAAGACTGAATCTAGTGAAGCAGTGAGGTTTCAAGCATGCACAGAGGCTTTTGCTGGTGCTATGATGGATACTGTGAGAAACTGCCCTGGTGTAGTGTTGATACTCTTTTCTGAATCCCTTACCTATTGACTTAACATATGAAGACAAGGGACAAGTGTGTATTATCTTCTGGGATGCAGAGGGATCAAAGATAAGGCCAGGGATCAATGTAGCAGGAACAGGTACTTGTATTCATGAGACTTCTGAGAGGTGGATTCATTTTGTCTCTGGGTAAGTTTTTCCTCTAcaccccaggagggttcacttctggctggtttataccttgcAGCAGAACCTGCACTGGGTACAGCAGAAACTGATGTCAGTTAAATCTGGACAAACCTATCGATGTGAAACATGTACTCCTAGGTAGAATTTGATGGAATGTTTAACTATTCCGTACCTATATTTCTTGGCTCAGTTAtgaattaagtataatttttcaacatattgacactttttgaaaattaaaaacacaattattccaatttaatatttcaagCACTACTGCTACACacctagaattttaaaaattaatttacctaaaataaattttttaatgtggtGTGTTCACAAtgtcatgtcacacttttaaataactatttacaaaagtatatacaaCACAATAATGAAATTAACATATTTGCATTTAAGAGTACATACTTTAATAATTGCATTAACAGTTTTACGTCAGTTTATCTGAACTCGATATGAACACCCTGAAAACATCCAAGCAGACATTTATATCTTCCCATATTTTGATCATTGTTTCTGGGATAATTGATTCAATCACAGCTCTGATTCATTGCTTTAAGTGTTCAATATAAAAACGTCATTATGATGTTGCACATTTCAGGATAAGTGAAAAGTAGCCTCAACactaaaaacaatttggtttataaaatgtTGATCCAGTGCAATTTCATACACAATAACAACAAAGTCATAATTCATTAATATGTCATATGGCTTCAAAGAATGCAATAGTTGAGGTTTTTAACCATTAAATCAatgtttttcttcaaataattgGTGAACTATATACTTAGGGTCATTCAACTCACGTTCAGACCTTTTTAGACTTCTTACAAAACCATTTTGCATATTTTGGACGATTTGATCCCTTGTTTATAGTATACTTGATTTCGTTTTGTCCAACAAGCTGTCTGTTTCCTTAAACACCTTATCCCATCAATAAATGTTGCACTGAAATCGCAGTATAAAACTGTACTAGCCACAAAATATactgaacttttatttaaacagtgTTGTCATTatggctgttttgataaaaatgttaacaaaactgGGTAACTCATAtagttaaaacaaaactttataaacatatattttaattaatatatgtttcataGAGCCCAAATCAATAATAGGGTAGTTATAACCACACTGTCAAagtcaaaaatatctttattaacatAATCTTCAAGATTAGTAACAGAGTCATTAACATTAGAATAGTGTTAGTTAtcatttttccaattaaaaaattcaGTCAAGGAATAGAATGGTCGGTCCTGCAGCCAGTTCTTGAGTTGTCGTCCAAATTGTGAATGTTCAGTTCTCTTGAGTTCGTCCGGGAGTATATTCCATATCTTGGCACCGATATAGCTTGGTTTCTTTTCAGTGGAGGAAAGTCTGTGAGCAGGAAGATGGTAGTCGTGTGTGAAAATCTGGTATTGTAGTAGTGAGTTTGTGCTCCGGTCTTTACTGTTTCTATTGCCCTGATATGAGTGTAGAGTACTACTTCCAGAACATATAAATCTATCACTGTCAGGATCCGGAGGTCTTTAAAGGCTTGCCTGCAAGATTCTCTGGGCTGTAGGTTTTTTAGGAGTCTAATGGCTCTTTTTTGTAATACAAGAACACGCTGCAAGTTGCCTGCAGCTGTGCCGCCCCAAACTGCAATCCCATATTTTAAGTGAGACTCAAAAATGGCGTAATATGCTGTTTTTGAGGTTTTCAAGTCACTTATACTTTTCTTGATTGCcattaatatttacacataaaacttgaaataaatttgacATTACTTATAACCAATACTTAGATTCAATAGTGTGAGctctaaaacaattaatttttattatttattgcatttgaaGCACTGATTTTACATTACATGAAAAGTgcaatattatctttattatctaAGTGTTTGTTAATTaggtattaaaatatgttaatttggGTACTGATTATTTCTACTGAatactttaaaacttatattaatgataataaagtaatttcagtaaaaatatttctgtttctaGTTTGCTGAATTTGTGCTtctatattaatctaaaattggtgtttcaaattctaaatatttagcGATTTGTATTAGGGTCCTATTTTGTTACTTGGGCTAGTCATTgagaatagttaaaaaaaaattttatatttagtttgtaggTAAACATGTCCTAGCTGTTGCAAGTTGATAAATTTGCTtggatatattaaatataaaaatgtaacatatttttgtaaaagtttagcACCTCTATGGGGGTGCTGAAGGGTGGTTAGTTTTCAAAAACTCTTATCACAGTTCATCGTGTAAAACTGTAAATGAAACTTTCTCACTTAATATTTAATGATACTCACAATTTATGGGTTGCAggcaaaattaaacatttttttagatcaTGACATGTGATGTTAATGatgataactttttttagatGTTAATGAGCACTTAATATTAACTGATTAGTTTTTTAATGGACACCATAAAAGACTGACAAGGCTTGATGCTTGAAATGGAGcatgtttgttaattgttatgGACAGGTAatctaaaaacataataaatagtcAACATCAACAAATTGAAATCTGTTGAAGTCTGTAGATCATGtcaaaagtaattgttttttttttagttcaaaagtaatttgtttagtaaattcttaaataaatagttataataaaactatacttgACAACTGGACAGAAATATATTAGAACACTTTTTTTATTcgatagaaaaagaaataatcaTCTATTTCATCAATAACATAGTGgtttttttgttgaattagtTAAAACTGATATCGGTTTTGAAAGTAATAATCTAGTGAAATGTGAccagaatacaaaaatatatacagtccTGTGTTCACCAATTTTAGGGCTAACTAGAATAGAATATATCTGTAGCACATATTCTTGGAGAGGCAGGCAGTGGGTAGGCTGGGGTACTTGTCCCTTGTAGATGCAGCATCTCTGCAACAAACAGAATGGCTGCTTGTCCATTGTGCATCCAGCCCCAGTTGGGGCTATTGGTGCGATGTGGTCAGTGGGTTGTTGATGGGGTTCTTGTAGTCGGTGAGAGGTCACTAGTCAGGTCAGTGTGGTGGTATTGTAGTCTTAGTCAGCTGGTGTCTGTCTTTGTAGAGTCTAGAGTGGGTCATCCAGGACGACCTTCAGTTGGGGGATTTTCCACGGATGGTCACCTACTCTCGGATGTATTCCTACGGTGACTCAGCTGCTGCTGCATGCATGGCCCTCGCCTCGTCTCTGATGAAGCCATACAGGGTTGGAATCCCTGTGGACCATAGGACGATCGTGTTCCTAATGAACATGGGGAGAACAGAGCAAAGGtcataaatatttgtgtatgtgTCAGTATTTGTCAAAAGTTGTGTGTCCTCCATTGAACAAATTCTTCGAAAGTCTATGTTGGACACTCCAGCAGCAGTTTCTCAAGGAAGTTTTGAAGCTCTTCTCAGGCAATCCTCTTAGGAATCTGGGTAGAATGTTGAAGAACATTGTTTCTCGGTATGAAGGTTTCTTCTCAAATAGACTGAGACAATGTTGGTAAAGGAGGAAATTACTCATGTGTCTGTTACTAATCATTTCTCTAAACCTGCACATATTCCAGGTGGTGGCGGTGCGTGGGTATGCAGAACACAAAGGTGATGAGGACATCAAGTGGCAGTGGTCAGTTCGCGAGTCACCTTGTCTGGAATGTTACAAGTACAAGGACAAGAGAGGTTGGCTGTCTAAAATTCTCAAACGTAAGAAAGAGGAAGAACTGACCAATCGTCACCGAGAGGTCAAATATCAGCCTAAAATATGGGAGCTTGAATATTACAACTACTTGCTGCCAGAATGCAACCCAAAAGAGAAGAAGACAAAGCGAAAGAGCAAAAAGCCAAGTGCAAAGAGCCCATACCCGGTTTGCGGCTATAAGAATTTTTCATGTGAAGGCAGACAAGAACTCGTAAGTTTGGAGAGAGGAGATGAACTCAAACCTTGCACCGTGAAACTAAATATTCCACACAAAGAGCCGTTCTGTCTGAACGAGACCTGTGGGAAGATAAAACCTTTGAAGAAAGACAATTGTGATGATGAGTCCGAGTTTTTGTGTCTGAATCATTtgattgaaaacaaacaaaaaaatgaagacgattctGATGAAAAATGCTGTAAAACTAAATGAGACCACTAAGGGGAACTAAAAGTATGTTCAGTTTAACTAAGagaatacatgtaaataaattcttgtaatttaaagtttataattgttttattaaaaagtaatgtgGGGCCAGAAGAGCTCATGGTAAGAATTTTAACTCGTCCTAGACCTTATATTGTCCACTTCCCTTTCAAGAAAGGGTTAATATTAAAAAGACAGCAATCTTGTATAATATATGAgatagttaaaaatacattttgtgctATTTTAATAAAGCTACCATTGGGATCTTGGAAACAATTTTCAGCACATTTTAAATGGGAGACCTtatcttaatttttgtttaataaaaatctattattggAATTTCTGAGCACATACACCATTTTCCAATATGATTGTCAACATAAAAATTTCATAGTCCTCATGTATTTGTGGCATTTGATTAAACACAGTGTTTTTTTATAGGGGTTCTATtctagaaatgtttaaataagtttttacatttttttatattttgctaacaTTTAATGTAGTGGTGTAtaggattactatttttattCGAGTTAAAAACTAGTCCTTTGGTGGCCTTTTTATCCTTATTGgtaatactttttatacatacattgGTTTATCATTTTCTCGTTATGCCTTTAATACTAACCCTCAAAAGCCAACTTTCTTGGAGGAAAAGACTGCAATTTTCTTATCTTTTCAGGGTTTTTATTTCTCACTGTTAGAGAGAGTCCATCTCCTTTTATGTGGATGGGAGTAATAAGAAAGAATAGGTACAAATCCAAAGATTTGTATTTTGGCATTACTTTTTGTGACTTGTTTTGGATATGAGAAAGTCATTCGGGTAGGTACAGCCACCACATTGTGCCTACTTACATATCGAAATTGAAAATTCAAAGTGAaatagattttgaattgtttagtaaaaatttgaaaatacaataactGATTGTTTCACTGCTGTCTAATAGATATTATCCCATGTGTAGCACTGGAGAGTCTGTTGCTACCACACTAAGCATCGTTTTAGTCTGCAACAGAATGCAGGAACCTTGGAGTAACAGAAATTAagttaagtaaacaaataaattgtatcatCTGAGTTTTCTGTTCATACTCTCCgccaaaacatttcttaaataattaaattcttggGAAAATGTTTTTCTGTTTCTTCCTTGACTTCTCTATCCCCTCATGGTATGCCACTGTAAAATAATGCACTGTCTTGCTATGTTCATTGCTCCTCTTTGCTGCATTCTGACCTTATTTTAACGGATATTACGATGCATGTTCAAAAACTAAGTTCCTTTTCACTTAACCTTTGCAGTTGCATGTCAACTACTTACTCACACACTATTCATTCCTTTTTTCTCCGTCTCTgcacaaatacaatttatagtaAAGCACTGGTGgatcagatttattttttttaaagaaggcTTGAGATTGGTAACTTTTTACATGTAAATGCATTGACAAGCCAATCAAATTCATACATGATTGTATATTGTCCAATCGAGGCCATAGTGATTAATTTTATTCCACAGAAATTTGTGATCAACACAATCAAGGGCCTTGCTTAGATTCCAAAAAACTCCCTTGCTTGACTTCCTAAAACCCAACTGAGAGTCAGTAATTAAAGCACAAGCTTCAAAATAAGTACTTACCTgttccaacaatttttttataggcTGCATAGTAAAATCTATGAACCTTATAGTGGTAATGCAATGAGTGACGAAATTGTAAGAAAATTCATTGAACATTCAAAATGGGGGATGGAGAATGATGAAGTGGGGAATTCATGCTTATCTAATCTCACAAACAATGTATCAGGTAATCAGGCTGGGAAAATTTAGAACATCCAGCTTACCACACCAACCGGTTTCTTCAAACTAATCCTTCACCTAAAGCGATCCTTGGCTCACTCTGAGTACGAGGACAACAATACAAATTCACTTAGTGGATAACTTCATTTGTAGCAGGTGTCTATAATGATTTATCAATTACTTGCATTTCGATAAATGTCCCAAAAAAATGACAACTATGCTTAGGCGAAGCATCGtactatttaagtaaaataaaattattttaaacatcacattttagttatttataccaAACGGTTACTACATTTCAAATAACCACATAAGCAAACTGTAAGTTAATCCACTGAGTTCACTTTGATTTTTCAAGGTCATTGCTATGCTGTTTGTTATTTTGCATGTGTTTTATGAAAAAACTATTGCATCAGAATTATTCAAgtgattttcataattaatttttaattttttcagtagtACAATGAAAATTGTGACAATATCCTACTATagtcaaaaaaattgttttagcaaTGAATcatttttactgttatatataaTTTCCAGTTTGAACCAAATTTGTATGTAGAGATTTCCCTTCTCTACCAATTTCCATGAGTGACAGCTGAGTGCCGTCTGATTCATAATATAACAGAATGTTAGTTAAGTCCAAAAAAATCTGCTGGGAGCTACAACATCTATATGTTTTGGGGcaatttttttgacaatttttattgaacattGTCTGGTGGCTTATAGCAACAAAGATGGCGTGCTATGTAcgtgaaagtataaaatatattgaaattagaGCTACTTTATATAGCCAGACTTTGATGTGGTTTTTATATTCTCATGTAGATTTTGAACTCACTATTAATGATGTTGTTGGTAATTTATTTACTGCGATTTTCATTCAATATATTGAACATTTGACATGTAGCAATTTTACTAAGGAATCAAGtgttatattcaaattcaaaaccactttatttatattatttgtacaattatatttaaaattaaacaaagtaagaatatcatcaattatatttattttaaatatttttatattcccaTAAATTCTCCAAATAAATATTAAGCTTTATCAGAAAAATATGTTACagctttttttaacaataaatcattttctataatgaatacattttttgagATTTTACTTATGTACTTCATGCCTGCCAAAATTGGTTTCTTATAAATTTCAACAAATGTTTATGTACTGCCAATCGGTTTCTATTTCGGGTAAAGTAGTTGTGACTTGAcccaaatcaaaataatttttaaacatttgatctGACCATCACTACTGTTTCAAGTATTCACGTTGCACAAAGGGTTAAAATTCCcaatttaggaaaataatattttacacaataccggtcctttaaatgtattattattatactttccTTTTTTTGAAGTTACATAATACTTTGCAGATATTAATATACTAGTGGTCCCATACAACCAACACCAAAGGTTTTAGTGGTCATAGTAAATggttttctgaatttttattgAGCAATATTTGGACATGGATTTAAGAGCAAATAAACTGAAAGAGATCTTTTTGCAAAGCCAAAATGTGCTCATCCCAAATTAGATTCTCATCCAAAAGTATTCCTAGAAATTAGGTTTATGTTCCCTGAGAAATTTTTACACTATAAATTGTTACATTCAGCAAggttttttctattttgttttctaCAGAAATTAACTAAAtctgttttgttaaagtttagtTATAAATCTTTACtgcaaaaatagttattgatataCATGAGGTCCGTTTTAGatgcaatttatatttcatttaagtttttacaaGTAACTATtaaagtcatctgcatataaacacAACTTGCCCTGACCatctgtaaaaacatttggtaaacacaacaaataaaccaGGAAAAGAGTAGGACCTAGAATAGAACCCTTTGGCACTCCATGCCTTATTATTTCTAAAGAAGATATTTAACACTATATTTTATGGTTATCTTAACACAGTTACACCACTGGGGTTTGACAAAATACAACACTCTTTTCATACAATGGTTTTAATAtctgaaacaaaataacaataattatacaaatgTTAATTACATCAAATATTAGTGGGTTATTTATTACACTGTTTGCTATATTTACAGCAAGCACAATGACGCGCCAGTGACGTGCGAGTCGCGAGACTGACGTTACCCACACATCGGTACAGTGTGAATCGCACATTGAGCAAATCGGCCAGGGGCCTTGACATACGCACCAACCAACAGTGACACAGACGCGGTTAATTAAAGTTAAGGTGGGTTTGGTTAACCTACGACCGACAACACTAAGTGcacatatgtataaataaacacagGTTTTGATTTATACTGGGATAACAACAATTgagtttacaattaatttcaaatcttaCACGACAAATGAATTGCAAATACAAACACACATCCATTAATGTTATTGTCTCAGAAGGAAGAAATGTAGTAAACTGAAAATAGAGTAAACATCTTTCAAACAATAAAGTTGGCACCTTTGAAaagtatatctttaaaaattaggaaattctcttagtaattaaaaaaaaaacatacttgtatataattactaacacttatatttataaaagctttaaatttatatttgtaagaaGAACATTAATATTCTCATATACTATTACatttcttattgttttaaaaattaaaattaacgttaCTTGTTGAAA is part of the Homalodisca vitripennis isolate AUS2020 chromosome 8, UT_GWSS_2.1, whole genome shotgun sequence genome and harbors:
- the LOC124367496 gene encoding uncharacterized protein LOC124367496, with protein sequence MEWQIKMISLGLKSKFFGTLPTPLFQVVAVRGYAEHKGDEDIKWQWSVRESPCLECYKYKDKRGWLSKILKRKKEEELTNRHREVKYQPKIWELEYYNYLLPECNPKEKKTKRKSKKPSAKSPYPVCGYKNFSCEGRQELVSLERGDELKPCTVKLNIPHKEPFCLNETCGKIKPLKKDNCDDESEFLCLNHLIENKQKNEDDSDEKCCKTK